Part of the Impatiens glandulifera chromosome 8, dImpGla2.1, whole genome shotgun sequence genome is shown below.
ACTTCAAATTCGGAATTTCCACTGAGTTGACAATATTCACCTTTCCTTTTTCTTCCTCCATGAAGCCAATTTTTACATATCCATTTATAGCTGTATATTATATTCATGCtagaaaattatattgattaaaGGTTAATGGTGTATTAATGATTCTTCCATGTGCAGAGTCCCGCAATTAACTTAGTAGTTGGATCTCATGTGTGGGTGGAGGATCCTGAAGTTGCTTGGATAGATGGGGAAGTTATAGAAGTAAAAGGGGAAGAAATAAAAGTAAACTGTTCGTCGGGAAAGGAGGTGAGCATTAGGAATAATACCAGTGCTCTTTGTGACCACATGATTTCTGGAAGAGAAAACATTAGTTCTAGTATATCTTTTGTTATGactttattctcatttttccAGAACATGGTTTTATTAAAAGAACTCAAGTGGACatcatataaagaaaaaaaagaagaagctaAAATCATATTGATTCAAACAGAAGAAAGTATCTATGTAAACTCATCATGGTCCAACTCGATATCTTCCTTTTGGGTTGTGTCACTCTGAACAggaaaaaacatgttttattcTTTGCTTTCATTCCATCCACATGATCACATTTGGAATCATATGCCAATTCTTctaggaaaaaaaaaactggTTTAGAACacaattattcaatatttagtGAATCATTTCAATATCTAACTCTTATGGAAAATATCCATGAAGATCATCTCCAAAATTCTTAAACATGGTAGTTAGATTACATGTTTGCATGCTTACAGTTTTAATCATGTATTATCATGTGATGCTCAGATCTTACTAATTATCCTATGAACTTTTGAAATTTAGGTTGTTAGTAATGCATCTAATGTCCATCCAAAAGACGTTGAAGCTCCTTCCAGTGGTGTGGATGATATGACAAAGCTAGCTTATCTGCACGGACCAGGGGTTCTTCAGAATTTAAGATCTCGATATGACTTGAATGAAATTTATGTAAGGTTTTACACCATCTGCATTTTCTTCCTTTCCTAATTATTACAGAAATTTGAAATTGTGAGGACATTCCTAAAAGAAAGCAACCCAAATAGGGTAGATCAAGTGATAAAAATCTTGAACTAAGAGGCTAAATACTCGTGTTCAATCCCCACTGATAGCACCTATTGAAGTTGGGATCATGGCGGCGGGATGTTTAACTAGCTTCCACCACCTtgatctaaaaaaacaaaatgaaagaaTTAAGTTGAATGATATGTTACATTTATGGTGGCAGGCGGCTAAAACGTTAATATCTTTGTAGAAGAGTTTGTTTAGTTTGTCTAGACTTTGAAGCTAACCTGTAAAAATGGTCTTTCAGACATATACAGGTAGCATACTGATAGCTATCAACCCCTTCCAGAGGCTCCCTCATTTGTATGCTGATGATATCATGGAACGATATAAAGGTTACTATACTATAATCTTCTCATAGTTTTAGGCACTTTGTTATTCTCATGGAAAGTTATAAAGGAAATGTGTAAATAATGCAGGAAGATGATTAATGAGGGAGTCAGCCAATCAATTTTGGTCAGCGGAGAAAGTGGCGCTGGCAAAACAGAAAGTACAAAAAGTCTCATGCAATATCTTGCTTTTATGGGGGGGAGAAATAAATCAGATAAAGGGACAGTGGAGCAGCAAGTCTTAGAGGTTCGAGCATTGTAAAACTTGTTTCATATACTGATAATGATAGTGTTCAAGGTTTAGTATCACATATGAGCCTATTAAGAAGACTAAGTATTTTGTCATCATTTATCACTATCACAATCacatt
Proteins encoded:
- the LOC124913115 gene encoding myosin-8-like, whose translation is MTGDITSLTWHNAQLAPFSQQKTDRCHHLPSSFILFFSLSVCTAADDPDGDAHVAAISRPLSIAAIDLVRKSQSKSPAINLVVGSHVWVEDPEVAWIDGEVIEVKGEEIKVNCSSGKENMVVSNASNVHPKDVEAPSSGVDDMTKLAYLHGPGVLQNLRSRYDLNEIYTYTGSILIAINPFQRLPHLKMINEGVSQSILVSGESGAGKTESTKSLMQYLAFMGGRNKSDKGTVEQQVLEVRAFRFGKFVELQFVQKGRISGAVIRTYLLERSRVCQVSDPERNYHCFYMLCAAPPEVMSFRHIEFSI